The DNA segment cccgcgcaaaataaaagaacggacaaaatataatttgcggcgtaacttaatacaaaagaaaagaacggattcggataactaaagaaacggacggactggtattgtgcgctatgcgctcggaggtaataATCGGAGTCGCCGTGACGTGGCTAATTTAACGTGCGGTTAAACgagccgtgattggcccgcgcgatGGACGGTCGTGATTGCGGAATCGGCGGCGCGTGGTGCAGCGGACGGTTCTGCGATACGCGAGAGTTGTCGACGTTAGAGACCTAAGTGGAGACCCCGcggggtgttgtcaccccgtggaGAGTAGGTTTACGGATTGAGCCGGAGGAAGGCCTCGAGTATTCCCGACGACGGtgctggtctcgagaatccccgagaacagATTTGTGGGATGGACGGTTactattggccgagaatacccagccacggaaacgacgagtattcctgtcgcggacggaggatgggatcggccgagtattcccagtcgttaggaccgacgagtatgcccgtcgcgagatagttagaacgagaatgcccgttctcGAGGAAGTGCTTAaggatacccggcgcaggagcgccGAGGATACctggcgcaggagcggagtaggagCGAGATCGATGGCTCGGAGCGATCTAATttcggctgcccgctgccggtttatatagcggtccgcgcggtcgaacgtaccaatcagcgcgcgcggttgggccGGTCGGAAtaggaacgcttgccgaacgcggcgcgcggcacgcacggtagcgcgtgatcgcggcaagcttagccgagcgcgtgcacatgctcggtcttacgcgttgtgttcggcgtttAGATCGGACTGGCGGTGCGGCGGAGAGGCGTAAcgttacatgtatataaaatatgtataaaatatttctataatatttataaaaaaaattatgataaatatttattaatatttatcataaatattgtttgctatctgggtataacatacatattttattgaaatatattaaaatgcataaatatataattttaattaattatgatgTTAACacacatttctttatatttggaggaaatattataataaagaattgtcgaaaactatttataacaagttattggaaattttatactaataagttTCGTACACTATTGTCCTTCAGTTGCTTAAGAAACAGTTTCCTTTCTATTGCCTTTAGATAGTCTTATACAAAAGAATTAGCGGCTGCGCTATAACAACGTGACTACAATCAAAGTGAAACTTGTAACTAGCAAGTATTTCTCCTTTTGTGCAAAGATTGCAGAATGCATTGCTATCTGGGATGTCTTGATGAGATTATGGGTATCAGATAACTGCGATGGCATATCGTACTATTTtagtaaacaataatatatgaaataatacgCACATATCAAGAGTTTGCCAGGCAATGGCGAGTTCCAAGAAAAAGGCTTACGAGATTATAAGAGAATTGAATGTCTGTCAACTATGTCCTTGTGATTTTTAGAGGACTTACAGGCTACTCGTCAGATGGTGAGTATAATCTAGCATAAtgatttttatgtatatgtacatgtatatatatatatatatatatatatatatgttacagttAAAACCCGAAATCCGTCAAAACCAGAATTTACTGGTAAATTCTAGTTTTAACTAAGCCAGCTCGGCAATTCGCGTTCTAACTGAAATAATGTAGTCAAAACTAGAATTGACCGAGTGCTTTAGTACATTCGCGTTCTAACTGAAATAATTTAGTCAAAACTAGAATTGACCGAGTGCTTTAGTAAATTCGCGTTTTAACTGAAACAATTCagttaaaactagaattgacTGACCGCTTTAGTAAATTCGCGTTTTAACTGAAACAATTCAGTTAAAACTAGAATTAACTGACCGCTTTAGTAAATTCGCGTTTTAACTGAAACAGTTTagttaaaactagaattgacTGTTCGCTTAGTGAATTCGTGTTCTAACGTGTCGCCGGCGCGCTTGTCAATTGTTTACGTGCAGTCGTGCAAGTCAGATGTGTTCGGATGTTCTTTCTGCGCAGACATTGGCGATGAGTGACAAAATGGAATGTGAGAATTTGTCTAGAAAAAGCTGGAAATTGCGTTTCCTGGAGGAATTGCTAACTTTAGAAAGGAAGGAAAGTCACTATAATGTGATGAAAAGAGATGAATACGATAAGTTATTAGCGGAGTCTGAAGAAGCTAAAGCTGCAATAAAGAAGACGCCTTTGCAATACCGAAGAGTTAAAAGATTTGATGTTTTTGAAATCGGTGGAACGAAAAAGTTGATTTCAAAAGACGAACCAGTCAAGTATTATTTGCCAGCAGAAGAAATATACGACGTCATAGAAAGTGCGCATATAGCTGTACGACATGGAGGTCGAGACAGAATGAAGAAGGAAACATCGAGGAAATACGCCAATATAACTaatgaaatgataaatatttttttgtcaatgtGCGAAACTTGTCAACAAAAAAGAAGCAAGCGCAAGAAAGGTTTGGTTTCTAAGCCGATCCTTCACTCAGAAATGAATAGCCGTTGTCAAGTAGATTTAATCGACATGCAATCTCAGGCTGatgaacaatttaaatttattatggttTACCAAGACCATTTAACGAAATTTATCTTACTGCGAGCGCTCCAGAGCAAAAGAGCTGAAGAAGTTGCTTTGCAACTTACtgatatttttttgacatttggaGCTCCCTGTATTTTATACTCTGATAATGGTAGAGAATTTGTCAATTCTGTCATAGAAGAGTTATTTACATATTGGCCGGAGTTAAAAATTGTTCACGGAAAGCCAAGACATAGCCAAAGTCAGGGTTCAGTTGAAAGAGCCAACCAGGACATAGAAAACATGTTGGCTTCATGGCTGAAAGACAACAATACCACCAAATGGTTGAATGGTtttaaatttgtacaatttatgaaaaatagagCACTTCATTTTGGAATCAAACAATCACCTTATAAAGCAATGTTTGGAATTGAACCAAGAGTTGGACTGACGACATCATCATTGCCATCTGATATGATTACAAATATCCATGATGAAAATGACCTTCAGAACATAATCGAGCAGATGAATACAGAGCACGAGGAAACTGAAATAGTTGAAGAAGTACAAGAAGATGAAGCGGAGGCGATGCTAACTACAATATCGTCAAACATCTCCTTAGCCAGGAAGGAAGCCAAAGAAAATTTGGAGAAACAGGCCAAAAGAATGCAATTGATTTCCGATGCAACTCATTCTCCGGTTGATATAGGAGCTAATATCATTATACCCATTCCAGATGTTGACAGAAGAAAGGCAGACTTACGAAATCTCATAGGTATCGTTCTTGAAAGAAATGAAGATGGATTATACAAAATTGGCACAAAGGACggaattctaaataaattatattgcaggTAAGTTTGGTGAATTTCCAAGCCGATTAATAATTCAGaaaatatgttacattaatatttttttcagatctgAATTTGATATATCTCCTCAAATATTCTTGACTCAAGAACAAGTGCCGAAACAGGAAATTTCCTTGAGAACTGCAGCTAGAAAAGGCGCCGTTGGTACAGGACAAGGCTTTGTCCGCTGTGCTTGCACAAAAAATTGTACTTCAAAGCGTTGCTTTTGTATGAAAAAGGGCAATCTTTGCAACTCTAAATGCCATAACAGTATGCCTTGTAAGAATAAGTAGTTTTTGAGctatataaatctattttctaatttctaatttcatCCAGTTATTCGTAGCATTTAGTTTTAAAGGTGAAAGAtacagtattatataaaaaaatattattattaggtattattacttattaagttttttacttataatattattacttatattacctattacttatattatattattacttataatattattacttatataattactttaattaaaattttaattaaaattttaactgacaatttattttataaaaattttgtttgaaatgttTCTCTTCTCTCCTATATaatcaacataataaaaatgtttgttacgGAATAAGTTACAAAACCAATATAACCTGACTGAAATGATAATAAACATCATCAATCagcattatttcaatataattataacgcaagaatcttaatttttattttgtgaatattatacatatatgtgttaCGCCCAAAAGGCGACACGTTAGAATGCGAATTCACTAAGAGCCATCAgtcaattctagttttaactGAATTGTTTCAGTTAAAACGCGAATTTACTAAAGCGGTCAgtcaattctagttttaactGAATTGTTTCAGTTAAAACGCGAATTTACTAAAGCACTCGGTCAATTCTAGTTTTGACTAAATTATTTCAGTTAGAACGCGAATGTACTAAAGCACTCGGTCAATTCTAGTTTTGACTACATTATTTCAGTTAGAACGCGAATTGCCGAGCTGGCTTAGTTAAAACTAGAATTTACCAGTAAATTATGGTTTTGACGGATTTCGGGTTTTaactgtaacatatatatatatatatatatatatatatatatatatatatatgtatgtatatatgtatatgtatatgtatatacatacagggtgattcagaataaccttatgtctttgaagagacatattcctgaggttattctaaaacaactttttttttgtcaaaaacttGTCCAaagcatagtttttaaataataaaaggaaatagttatccaataaccgggcgcgtatagcGGTACGGCAGggccggcgcaactcaccgttcgaTACGGGCGATTACGTAAGGTGATCGCAGTgacccacacaacacatggacgtccccggacgtccaatacatgtccacaaaagtccttgtaatgtcctagtatctcgtacgtccataggacgttccaaagatgtccgaaggacatcctggtttatcatag comes from the Solenopsis invicta isolate M01_SB chromosome 14, UNIL_Sinv_3.0, whole genome shotgun sequence genome and includes:
- the LOC120359477 gene encoding KRAB-A domain-containing protein 2-like, whose product is MCSDVLSAQTLAMSDKMECENLSRKSWKLRFLEELLTLERKESHYNVMKRDEYDKLLAESEEAKAAIKKTPLQYRRVKRFDVFEIGGTKKLISKDEPVKYYLPAEEIYDVIESAHIAVRHGGRDRMKKETSRKYANITNEMINIFLSMCETCQQKRSKRKKGLVSKPILHSEMNSRCQVDLIDMQSQADEQFKFIMVYQDHLTKFILLRALQSKRAEEVALQLTDIFLTFGAPCILYSDNGREFVNSVIEELFTYWPELKIVHGKPRHSQSQGSVERANQDIENMLASWLKDNNTTKWLNGFKFVQFMKNRALHFGIKQSPYKAMFGIEPRVGLTTSSLPSDMITNIHDENDLQNIIEQMNTEHEETEIVEEVQEDEAEAMLTTISSNISLARKEAKENLEKQAKRMQLISDATHSPVDIGANIIIPIPDVDRRKADLRNLIGIVLERNEDGLYKIGTKDGILNKLYCRSEFDISPQIFLTQEQVPKQEISLRTAARKGAVGTGQGFVRCACTKNCTSKRCFCMKKGNLCNSKCHNSMPCKNK